The region GAGGGGAAATgctgccagggcagagcagaggggggcACATCATGGCAGCCCCGTGCCCCACTGACCCCCAGTCTGTGCCCACCGCAGGCCTGGCCAGCCCGTCTGACACCTTCAGCGTCTTCTATGGCGAGAAGAGCCCGTGGTGTGAGTAACTGCATGCCCACTGCCCCGTCACTGGCTCTGCCGGGCACTGGGGCACTGGTGCCACCCCAGGCTTTCTGCTCAatgctcccctctccccccactgctgcaggGATAAAGGTGAAGTGCGCGGGTAGCCCCGGGCATGGGTCCCGCTTCATCAGCAACACAGCGGCCGAGAAGATGGTAAGAGAGGGGATACACCCTGCGCACCACCCCTGGCCTGCCTTGGGGCTGCCAGGCACCTGCCTGCGGGGCTGGTCCTCACCCActgcccttccctccccagcacaaAGTCATCACCTCCTTCCTGGCCTTCAGGGAGAGCGAGAAGCAGAGGTAGGAGACAGGCAGCGTGATGGCTGTGGCTTCATTTCGTTCATGGAGGGGGTCCTTGGGATCCCAAGCCAGGCTCTGATCTGGCGCTGctgccccgtgcctcagtttccccatttggGGGTgtggcagggtgggggggagtgcttcccctcctccctgggtGGTGGAGGGTGACTCTCCCTTGCGTCCCCCGAGGCTCAAGTCCGACTCAAGCCTGACCCTAGGGGAcgtcacctccctcaacctgacCATGCTGGAGGGGGGCGTCTCCTTCAACGTGGTGCCCTCTGAGATGGCGGCCAGCTTCGACATCCGCATCCCACCCACTGTGGACCTGAAGGTGGGTGCCACGCTGGCCCCACCTGGGAGGGGAGCGGCTTGGGGGGTACCCTGCTCACACCTCTCCTCTGGTCTCTGCCGCAGGCCTTTGAGGAGCAGGTGGCTGCCTGGTGCCGTGGTGCCGGGGACGGCGTCACCTACGAATTTCACCAGGTGAAGGGTCTCGGCCACCCAGGCGCATTGTGCTCGTCCCTCCCCTGCTGTGTGCCCACTCCTCACCTGCCCTCTTCCTCCCACAGAAATGCATGGACCAACACGTCACCTCCACCGAGGAGTCGGACCCGTGGTGGAAAGCCTTCAGTGGGGTCTGCAGGGACATGTGAGTGGTGTCCCCAGGAAGGGCAGGACCTTGGCAAGGACATCCTCTGGTGGGAGCCAGGGGATCCCTGGGAGTCACTGGGGTCATGGCAGGGgttgggaggagatgctccaATGCCATGCCAGGGCATCTCCCCATGCCCCACTGAAAGGAATGGGATTGAGTGTCCTGCAGGGCTGAGGGACCTTCCTGGTGTGGTGTCTCTGCCCGcggtggcagggggacaggggatcTGGCTGCCCCTGTGCCCGTGCTGATGCAGAGTCTCACTTGTCAGGAAGCTGCAGCTCAAGCTCGAGATCTTCCCAGCTGCCACCGACAGCCGCTACATCCGAGCGGTGAGTGCGGTGCCAGCCCCCCCGTGGGTCCCCCACCTGGGCTGAGACCTGCAGCTCCAAGCAGGAGCCGTGCCTGGGCAGAGGGGGGCACCTGGtgcccatcccagccccagcctcACCCCGTACGcacccccatccccaggcaggaCACCCTGCTATCGGCTTCTCACCCATGAACTGCACCCCGGTGCTGCTCCACGACCACAACGAGTTCCTCAACGAGCAAGTCTTCCTGCGGGGCATCGACATCTACGCCcgcctcctgcctgccctggcatcAGTGCCCCCACTGCCGGCCGAGGGCTGAGCACCCCGGCGAGGAGCAGGACGGGGGGATGCCAAGCAGAGGGACGCACGGCATTAAAAAGGGGCCAGAGGGTGGGCGTAGCAAGTGCCTGCCAGCGTGCCAGGGACCCAGCTGCCATCATGCCACCTTGGCTGTGCTCAGGGTGATGGTGATGCCTGGGCCAAatgtcctggctgtgccctcgAAATCTGGGTCCCAGCCACCCCCCGGGGGTAGTGTCGCCCTGCTGGAGTGCCAGCAGAGTTTCGTGCCTGGGTGCCTCCTGCCTTTCCTGGTGTCAGCGGTGCCtccccctgtccctgtgccacctctggctgctctggctgtGGGGCAAGGGGCTGGCTGGTGCCCCACTCTGCCTGCCCACGCCTCGTCCTGCCTCTCTGTCCGCTTGCCAGGGGAGCTGGGGCCAgtgctccctctcctccctgtgcaAGTCAATAAATCTCCTTGTTTAAGCACGGCCCGGAGCCGGGGGTGGggtccgtctgtctgtctgtggcACTGCCTGAGGGGGCTGGAGGAGTCCAGGCACCGCGGATTTCCTCGGTGCAGTGGGGTCTGCTGGGGTGCTCCCCGCTCCCCTGGGTTTGTTGGGCTGGGGGACGGTGCTGCGGGCAGGATCCTGCCCGGgcaggctgtggggctgctcctcggGAGCCTCCGCTCCACGTCAGCCTCGGGGTACCggggggagcaggagcagccggCAGTGCTGGGTTcatcctgctcccaccctccCATCAGCTCCTGACAGAGTGCCGCTCCCCCAAACCCTCGGGTCCGGGCAGGCAGCGTGCGGGTCCGGGCAGGCAGCCTCCGCTTACCTGCCAGAGCTGCCCGCAGGCTGCATCTCCTCCTTGCTCTTACCCCACCCCacgcagccccccagcacccaggagTGCTGGATCTGTCCCAGACCCATGCTGTGCTGCCCGTCCCTGGGGTCTTCCCTCGGGAAACCAGGGCCACGGGCCAGCCGAGGGCTCGCTGAGCCAAATTGGGGTGGTTTTGCCCCGGCTGCGGGACTTGTAGAGCTGCTTCATTACAAAAGGTTGGGGGTGAACTGGGCCCCCCATGCTCCTGCCCTCCTTTTTAATTAATAAAGCTGCTGCCACCCTTGGGGGGCTGTGGGAGGACTGGGGCTACTGAGACTGCCCATGTGCTGAGCTGGGAGAAGGGATGAGGCCGGTGGCCGTGGAGGGCTCCAGGAGAAGGCGCTGGTGCCTCGGCTCCTTCACTTCCATCCAGCGCGGGGGGGAAGTCCAAAGCTTTTGGGGGGGTACCTGCCTGTGCGCTGAGGCTCCCTGGGGAAGACTgtgtggattctctgatgtctcATACAGCCATGTCCCCCgatcctgcagccctggggaggatGGCATGGGAGTGgcgggggtgctgtggggcaccaGAGGGTCCTGGTTGCTGGCCGGGGTCCCCGCTCAGGGTGCAGGTGAGCAGGCACCGTTACAGGCAGACAGTGGGGCATCCCTgctgccctgtcccctgccctgggggTGCACCAAGGCTGCGTGTGGCACCCCGTGCCCCCCTCGATCCTGCTCAGCCCCCTTCCCCAGCCGGCCTGGCATTCCCACCTTGTCTGGCCACTGAGATGGGACCCAAGAGCTGGGTGCCCGCTCGTGCTTGGGGACCACCCCACGCTGAGCATCCTTCTTGGAGGACAGGCCTGTGTGCCCTTTCCTACCCCTCCAGGAGGGCAAGGCTGGGGGACCCCAGCTTGCCCCGCCTTGCTCCCCATCCTCCAGGGATGAGCCATCCTTGGGGATGAGCCGGAGGGGCTGGTGGGGTTACATCTTTGGTGCGGGGGGGCTGCAGCAAAAAAAAACCGCTGTGGCAGGCGACGATTTGGGGGTGTGCGGAGCTCTTGGCGCCCCACCCGGGGGATTGGGCCGTCCCGCCCCGCACGACACCCCCCGCGCATCCCCACCGCCCCGGGGGatggcggggccgggccggggcgggccggggcgggccgggggcggtcGGATGGCGGCCTCATAAAAGCTCGGTGCCACCGGCagccccgggcgcggcggcgggatGCGGGCGGCGGTGTCGGTGTGCTGGCTGGGGGCTGCGCTGCTGGCGGCGGGGCGCAGCCTGCCCCGGCTCCGCCTGCCCTACCGCGGTGAGCCGGGCCGGGGGCACctgctgcggggcgggggggggtccctgaCCACATAGGGGTGTCCTCAGCACCCCCCCCACGGGGGACGGGTGGGGGCTTGGGGAGCCGCAGCTGTGGGCGCTGCGCCCAAAGTGCGggtttatggggttttttgggggaggCACCTTGCGCTGGAGGCTCGGTTTGCGATGGGATTTCGGTGGGTGGCTGCTCTGAACCCCCCACTCCCACGCGGGACGTGGGGGGCctccgaggaggaggaagaggggagagccGGGTGTTGGGCGGCTGCCGCGGGAGCGGGGATGCGCCGCCGGGCTCTGCGCCAGCTCCACCGCTTCCCACGAGGGATCGTGTCCCACGTGGAGTGgggggaaaccgaggcacggcACTGTTCTGGCACCGGCACGCTCTGGCATGTGGGTTGGGTGGGTGCTGCGGTGCGTGGGTGCTCCCCCGGCGTGGGCATCCCCGTGGGTGCTCAGCATCCTGCCTGCCGCGGGGCGGG is a window of Strix uralensis isolate ZFMK-TIS-50842 chromosome 10, bStrUra1, whole genome shotgun sequence DNA encoding:
- the ACY1 gene encoding aminoacylase-1, whose protein sequence is MSPGKPGKSTGASEDPSVTLFREYLRIDTVHPKPDYDAAIRFLERVGTDLGLACQKVEVCQGRVVLILTWQGTNPRLRSVLLNSHTDVVPVFEEHWTYPPFEAVKDSQGNIYARGAQDMKCVSIQYLEAIRRLKAEGKCFARTIHLTFVPDEEVGGHKGMEMFVQRPEFRALNVGFALDEGLASPSDTFSVFYGEKSPWWIKVKCAGSPGHGSRFISNTAAEKMHKVITSFLAFRESEKQRLKSDSSLTLGDVTSLNLTMLEGGVSFNVVPSEMAASFDIRIPPTVDLKAFEEQVAAWCRGAGDGVTYEFHQKCMDQHVTSTEESDPWWKAFSGVCRDMKLQLKLEIFPAATDSRYIRAAGHPAIGFSPMNCTPVLLHDHNEFLNEQVFLRGIDIYARLLPALASVPPLPAEG